The genomic stretch ACGTCAATTTAAAGAAGATGATGCTCAAGCACAGGAACAACCCGTACCCCGTCACCATGTTCGTGACCCGCATGCACAGCCCCTACGGGATAGTGGATCTCGGCGAGGACAAGGTGCGCTCGTTCAAGGAGAAGCCTCTGCTGGAGTACTACATCAACGGCGGCATCTATTGCATTAACCACGACGTCGAGGTCTCGAACTTCGAGGGCCGGACCCTGGAGCACGCCCTGTTCCCGCGGCTGGCGGAGGCGAGCCGCCTCGGGTATTACCGGGAGGACGGCGTGTTCTGGGCGACCGTTGACACGGTGAGGGAGCTGGAGGAGGTCCGAAAGGAGTATAAGAATAAGACGGACAAGCCCTGGGGGTATGAGAAAGTGCTCATAAGCACGGACAAGTACCTGACCAAGGAGCTCTACATCCGGGCCGGATACCAGACCTCGTTCCATAAGCACCCCCGCAAGGACGAGACCATGTACATCATCGAGGGCGTCGGCTACATCGAGTTCGAGGACCACAAGGAGCACTTCGGCAAGAACGACACGGTCCGCATCGAGCCGAACGTGCCGCATACCATCGTGGCCACCGAGAACACGGTCCTGCACGAGGTCTCGACACCCTTTTTAGAGGATACCGTCCGGATCAAGGACTTCTATAGCGTGAGATGACATGAAAGCGTTCATACTGTGCGGCGGCCGCGGCGAACGGCTGAAGCCGCTGACAGATAACCTGCCGAAGCCGATGGTGAAGGTGGGCGGAAAGCCCATCCTGGAGCGCCAGCTGGAATTATTAAGCCACCACGGCGTGGACGAGGCCGTCCTGCTCGTGGGCTGGTGCGGCGGCCGGGTCGAGGAATACTTCGGCGACGGCAGCGGGCTCGGCATGCACATCGAGTACTCCTACGAGGACCCG from Methanocella sp. encodes the following:
- a CDS encoding sugar phosphate nucleotidyltransferase, whose amino-acid sequence is MIGMVLCGGSGKRLKPYTDNTPAPLVEIKDNVTILDKQLFDFASAGIDEAILLTGYKSDMIESRYGNEYKGVKISYHVEDKPLGTLNALKAGMQLAKGEAVVVRNGDVVTDVNLKKMMLKHRNNPYPVTMFVTRMHSPYGIVDLGEDKVRSFKEKPLLEYYINGGIYCINHDVEVSNFEGRTLEHALFPRLAEASRLGYYREDGVFWATVDTVRELEEVRKEYKNKTDKPWGYEKVLISTDKYLTKELYIRAGYQTSFHKHPRKDETMYIIEGVGYIEFEDHKEHFGKNDTVRIEPNVPHTIVATENTVLHEVSTPFLEDTVRIKDFYSVR